A region from the Alnus glutinosa chromosome 5, dhAlnGlut1.1, whole genome shotgun sequence genome encodes:
- the LOC133869358 gene encoding ervatamin-B-like codes for MALTLRKKLIVVMFTILGTWTSQAMSRTLQEASMEERHEQWMSQYDRKYSDDAEKESRFKIFKENAEFVEKVNNDGNRTYKLSLNAFADLTTEEFIATHTGYKMITNQSRSAEKSASFRYESLSDIPTTMDWRDQEAVTPIKYQRQCGCCWAFSAVAAIEGITKIKTGKLISLSEQQLLDCATDGNLGCNGGWMDNAFKYIVQNQGLTTETNYPYEAMQETCDTQKASYYEAQISGFEDVPPNNEEALLKAVASQPVSVALDGSGQNFQFYSSGVFHGECGTRLTHAVTAIGYGTADDGTKYWLVKNSWSERWGESGYMRIQRDVDSPEGLCGIATRASYPVIA; via the exons ATGGCTTTAACTCTCAGGAAGAAACTGATCGTAGTCATGTTCACAATTTTGGGGACTTGGACTTCTCAAGCCATGTCTCGCACATTGCAAGAAGCTTCCATGGAGGAGAGACACGAGCAATGGATGTCTCAGTATGATCGCAAGTATTCAGACGACGCAGAGAAGGAAAGCCGTTTCAAGATATTCaaagaaaatgcagaatttgtAGAGAAAGTCAACAATGATGGGAACCGCACTTACAAGTTAAGTCTCAACGCATTTGCAGACTTAACAACTGAAGAATTCATTGCCACTCATACTGGATACAAGATGATCACCAATCAGTCAAGGTCTGCAGAAAAAAGTGCATCATTTAGGTATGAAAGCCTGAGTGATATTCCAACGACTATGGATTGGAGAGACCAAGAAGCTGTCACCCCCATTAAGTACCAACGCCAATGTG GATGTTGTTGGGCATTTTCAGCGGTGGCAGCGATAGAGGGGATCACCAAGATCAAAACTGGCAAATTGATCTCACTGTCTGAGCAACAACTGTTGGATTGTGCCACCGATGGCAATCTTGGCTGCAATGGCGGTTGGATGGATAATGCATTTAAATATATAGTACAAAACCAAGGACTCACCACTGAAACAAATTACCCATATGAGGCTATGCAGGAAACTTGTGACACTCAGAAGGCATCTTATTATGAAGCTCAGATCAGTGGTTTCGAAGATGTACCTCCCAACAATGAGGAGGCATTACTAAAGGCCGTGGCCAGCCAACCAGTCTCAGTTGCTCTTGATGGTTCCGgacaaaactttcaattttattcAAGCGGGGTCTTCCATGGAGAATGTGGGACAAGACTAACCCATGCTGTTACTGCAATTGGGTATGGAACGGCTGATGATGGTACCAAGTACTGGTTAGTGAAGAATTCATGGAGCGAGAGGTGGGGTGAGAGTGGGTACATGAGGATTCAAAGAGACGTCGATTCCCCAGAAGGTCTGTGCGGCATTGCCACACGAGCTTCCTATCCAGTAATTGCTTAG
- the LOC133868637 gene encoding large ribosomal subunit protein bL34c: MASLTVLSSSSPWVSCGGGRQTSTPSASLTFLAGSTTRSSASLNAGNRPTSASGLLHCSFIPSSSSFSSSLSFPSSFSGLSLGLDLNSSIGVGREKGRSLVVRAGKAALCQTKRSRSRKSLARTHGFRRRMRTTSGRAVLKRRRAKGRKVLCTKSNPNSGKLG; encoded by the exons ATGGCTTCGCTGACAGTGTTATCGTCGTCGTCACCTTGGGTTTCTTGTGGAGGAGGGAGACAGACTTCCACTCCTTCAGCTTCGCTCACATTCCTTGCCGGTTCAACAACAAGGAGCTCGGCGTCCTTGAATGCTGGGAACCGCCCCACCTCTGCTTCTGGGCTGCTTCATTGCTCCTTTAtcccctcctcctcttctttttcgTCCTCTCTCTCCTTTCCTTCTTCGTTTTCAG GTTTATCTTTGGGTTTGGATTTGAATTCTAGCATTGGGGTTGGAAGAGAGAAAGGCCGAAGCCTAGTTGTGAGGGCTGGGAAGGCTGCTCTTTGTCAGACAAAGAGAAGCAGGTCACGGAAGTCTCTGGCTCGGACTCATGGCTTCCGCAGAAGGATGAGAACCACCAGTGGTAGAGCAGTGTTGAAGCGCCGACGTGCCAAGGGACGGAAGGTGCTTTGCACAAAGTCCAACCCCAACAGTGGGAAGCTTGGgtaa